From Cucumis melo cultivar AY chromosome 1, USDA_Cmelo_AY_1.0, whole genome shotgun sequence, a single genomic window includes:
- the LOC103500419 gene encoding probable U6 snRNA-associated Sm-like protein LSm4: protein MIIWKLAFSWVFFFYRSSSVCFVSLKMLPLSLLKTAQGHPMLVELKNGETYNGHLVNCDTWMNIHLREVICTSKDGDRFWRMPEFYIRGNTIKYLRVPDEVIDKVQEETKSRADRKPLGVGRGRGRGREDGPGGRSAKGMGRGFDDGAKAASGGRGKGGPGGKPGAIRVGGRGRG, encoded by the exons ATGATCATCTGGAAACTTGCATTCtcttgggttttttttttctacaggTCTTCTAGTGTCTGCTTCGTATCTTTAAAGATG CTTCCTCTTTCCCTCCTAAAGACTGCTCAAGGACACCCAATG TTGGTGGAATTAAAAAACGGTGAGACATACAACGGCCATTTGGTTAATTGTGACACATGGATGAACATTCATCTTCGGGAAGTCATCTGCACTTCTAAA GACGGTGATCGGTTTTGGCGAATGCCCGAATTTTATATCCGTGGTAATACAATCAAGTATTTGCGAGTTCCAGATGAG GTTATTGACAAAGTTCAGGAAGAAACCAAAAGCCGTGCAG ATAGGAAACCTCTGGGTGTAGGGCGTGGAAGAGGAAGAGGGCGGGAGGATGGTCCAGGTGGCAGGTCAGCTAAAGGAATGGGGCGAGGCTTTGATGATGGTGCGAAAGCTGCTTCTGGTGGCCGTGGAAAGGGTGGCCCTGGTGGGAAACCTGGTGCCATCAGAG TTGGAGGCAGGGGACGGGGTTGA